The Desertifilum tharense IPPAS B-1220 genome has a window encoding:
- the sufU gene encoding Fe-S cluster assembly sulfur transfer protein SufU, with protein sequence MALGNLRDLYQQVILEHYKKPRHRGTTNPVHRTQRGHNPSCGDTIELTLQLNDAGDRIEDVKFEGEGCAIAIASADLMADACIGKPVGEALAMVEKFQTMMKGETEFPKENRKLNVMQGVSQFPVRIKCANLTWHTLKAALEAANQPESGFISTESETE encoded by the coding sequence ATGGCTTTGGGCAATCTACGCGATCTCTATCAACAAGTGATTCTGGAGCATTATAAAAAGCCCAGACATCGGGGAACCACCAACCCCGTTCACCGCACCCAACGGGGACATAATCCCTCTTGCGGCGATACGATTGAGTTAACCCTGCAACTGAACGATGCAGGCGATCGCATTGAGGATGTCAAGTTTGAAGGGGAAGGTTGCGCGATCGCGATCGCTTCAGCAGACTTAATGGCAGATGCCTGTATTGGCAAACCCGTAGGCGAAGCCCTAGCAATGGTGGAAAAATTCCAAACCATGATGAAAGGCGAAACCGAGTTTCCCAAAGAAAATCGCAAACTCAACGTTATGCAAGGGGTTTCCCAGTTTCCGGTCAGAATTAAATGTGCTAATCTCACTTGGCATACCCTCAAAGCCGCTTTAGAAGCAGCCAATCAACCGGAATCAGGATTTATCAGCACTGAAAGCGAAACAGAATAA
- a CDS encoding Ycf51 family protein: MMSTTLDFIVAAKWAGIATVASAAIAALGFLFQWGIRFRLVGVTGFMGVLTAGLFALGLVPFTRTQIPGSIHYTVVFDNGGPQAVIALPPEVTDDQLTATLKQAASDLFSPGRVGRGDTELSIRARSLVHPDPKVTRPLYFAEVKRSLFNREDDTLDIRIDSEKLALARQIAGVNLEESGKSQRE; the protein is encoded by the coding sequence ATGATGTCAACAACTCTTGATTTTATCGTTGCCGCTAAATGGGCAGGTATTGCTACAGTAGCTAGTGCTGCGATCGCGGCCCTGGGCTTTTTGTTTCAGTGGGGAATTCGGTTTCGCCTGGTGGGAGTAACCGGCTTCATGGGCGTGCTAACGGCGGGTTTATTTGCGTTAGGCTTAGTCCCGTTTACCCGCACCCAAATTCCTGGATCGATCCACTATACCGTGGTGTTTGATAACGGGGGGCCCCAAGCCGTCATCGCCCTGCCCCCAGAGGTGACAGACGACCAACTGACGGCCACCTTAAAACAAGCGGCTAGCGATTTATTCTCGCCGGGACGCGTGGGACGGGGCGATACCGAACTCAGCATCCGCGCTAGAAGCCTAGTGCATCCCGATCCCAAGGTAACGCGACCGCTTTATTTTGCAGAGGTGAAGCGATCGCTGTTTAATCGAGAAGATGATACCTTAGATATCCGCATCGACTCAGAAAAATTAGCCCTAGCCCGCCAAATTGCCGGGGTAAATTTAGAGGAATCAGGAAAATCTCAACGTGAGTAA